The genomic interval TCGTGTCTTCAATATTGATGTCCTCATTCAATATTAAtgtcctcagtattgttgacgggtgaaaatcgggagggttggcaagaatgcttcagctctgcacacagcgctgtcaagcgccattcatataaaacttgtgggccgcactaacattaaacgctcatattaaggtgggggccgcacaataacgtctcgcgggccgcatgtttgagacccctgagttAAGAcgtttgttagatcggaatctgggtttaacgtggttagtggagctccctctggtgttgtggttatggcggtcatttacgttatggaagtagttttacatgtactttgatatcagggaggtgtagcggattttatagacaaggctcagtgcaagttgttttactctgtcctccaccctgagccagcccactttggagaagtgggtaggagtgaggtgtgatctggggtggaggtctagaagtaatctgactagcttgttctgggatgtttggagtctagatttgagggttttggaggtgctagggtaccaggaggtgcaaagcgtgatcgaaaaagggttgaatgagagttcccgttagaatcttcatggtgcttttgttgaccagagaggagattctatagagaaatcttgttcgttggttgacctttttgattaccttggttgccattttatcacaggaaagattagcctctagaatggaacctaggtaggtgacctcatctttcctggtgataacaatgtcacccacttttatagtgaagtgaagtcaTGCTGACagtttattaatgataataaagaCCAGTAAAACATAACATGTCTCATCACAGTACCTCGTAGTCTTTGAAAAGCCGCCGCATAAAGAATAGCCATCCAAATCCAAAGAATAGCACCTGCAAATTGACAAAATATTAATGTACACAGCACTACTAACGTCGTGGACATGCCTTCGTAGATACACGACTAGTATGTTGTATTTAAGTTCGTGCGTTTACTTTTTATCGTAACCAATAATAGCAACGTTGAACTAAAACGCATAACTAGTAAGACAATGTCAatttataaaaacaacaacaacagcttcTCAACAGTACCTGAGAGGTGAACATGATGACAGAATCCACCAGAAACGACATGACGCGTTGTGTATTAAAACAGCcactaaaaaaatcaaagtgcAATAGTGTAGGATTTTAGAGCATACTGCCACACAAAGCTTGTTTTAGTCATATTAATAAATGATCAACGCAATGTTTGCTATTCTTGTTATTAATGCGTAAAGTTGCGACGGTCGTCTACAAATTACGTCATCGGTATGACAGTCGCTTCCGTCGCAAATTGATGACGTATGGATTACGTAACCCCACAAAATATGGCTTGTTTCAActaatttgtaatatattatttaatatgGCAATTGTTGTATACGTATGTGTGATACATTCTATGCATATCTTAAGAAAAatcgaaaaatattttaaaaactgaAAATACGAGCACGAGTTCTGTCGTTCAATCTCAATCCATTGCTTGTAAATAGCGGCCATATTGAAACGGTACTGTACTTTTGCGGAAGTAGCATATTAAATGTCTTTggaaagtgtttttattttaatgttgataTGTATGACATACAAGCATGGTGTTTTCAACGGTTCTAATTTACTTGgttataaagatattcattcaAGTGAAGGCACCAAAGGTTTTGGTGCtattaaaaatatgtaaatacataattcccttgtttatcgctgttgTTTGGCTCTGGGCCTGACCATGGTGAATTCATTTCCGTAAAGAaggaattatccatccatccatccatccagccgaAGTCgtgtcgcgggggaagcagcctaagcagagaagcccagacttccctctccccagccacttcgtccggctcctcccgggggatcccgaggcgttcccaggtcagctgggagacacagtcttcccaacgtgtcctgggtcttccccctggcctcctaccggtcggacgtgcccgaaacacctccctagggaggcgttcgggtggcatcctgaccagatgcccgaaccacctcatctggctcctctcagaaattgaatattttcatacCTTCAACATAAAACTAAAACTGTTTAGGACATTCTAAATATGTTTTAACAATGAGTGCCCTAGACATGAAATGACACCCACATAGTtaaactcttttaatccaatatagtaatgctgcctcaggctgagccaatcagtgtccacgatactgaacattgcactctgattggtttggtatgGTTTCTTCTAGTGGTCAGTGGCACTGTGGTATTAAAATTTTTCACTCTTAAAGCCATTTGTGtgcttaaaaatgcttaattttgcccaaaaatgcatttaaaatatgctttaaaaagcTACAAAATTGGAAACGTGATGTAGGGAAGGACAactgtatttaaaatgtaacaagTAATGTAAACAAATCAAAACTCTTTTAAATTACTTCCATATTgaagttgttattgttgtgttaatGACACTACAATGTACTAGAAATGTTGTAAGAAATAGGCCATAGTTCCAAAGGAAACATAATGACATCATTCTCTCTAATGCATCATGCATAGTGTGACAGTGACAGTCAGTGATGTCATCTTTGTAGTTCTCTCAATGTAATCAAAATATTGATCCCCCTCCTTGCACCAGCACATTTGATCTAAAATTGTGAAATTGTTGTGCGCAAACTGAGCAAGTCAAGATGCCcagaaaaggtaaaggaaagaagGGCAAAGGCGCAGGAGACGACCCGAGTCTCCGTCCCCAGATCTTGAGAGACAAGCTGAAAAAGGAGGACGCCAACACGGTGGTGAACTCCGTGAAGCTGAACGACATCTATCGTGTCAATCTGCGCCGCAATAGGTGTGTCCAGCTCAAGGAGGAAATAGGGGCTCTTCGGCAGACGTTCGAGCGGCGAGATCAGGACCTAAACCGCGCTGTGGAGAGGTTTTCATGTGGCGTGCAGGATGCAGAGCGTCTCTCGTACCAAGTGTGGCGTGTTCATCGGGAGAAGGTGGAGCGTCTGCGCGCCTTGCAGGAAAAAAGGGTCAAGTTCTTGCTGCAACAGTGGGACATGGGCCAGGAGGTCTTTGACGGCAAGCTGGAGTGCATAAGCAAAACGATGGCTGTGTACTTCCTGCAGTCTCGAGTGGGTTTTGAGAACACATTAGTCCACTTGGAGCGACACCATCAGCAGGCCTTAGCGACCATCCACAGACTGTACAGCGAGCCCATGGAGGGTCACGCGGTGTACGAGAAAACCAAGGACTTTGAGGTGGAGGAGTGTTTCTTGGATCAGAACGTGAAGGTCCTCAAAAATCAAAAGGCAGAAAAGCGCTACCTCATAGAGAAGGAGAACGTGGAGTACATGGAGGAGAAAAAACAAATCTCAGTCAACACGTCCAAGAAGAGCGTGGCGCTGTACAACACCATCATCGAGACGCAGTCCCGGCTGGAGGCCACCGAGAAGAGCAACTCGGCCATGACGGCCAAGCTGACGTCCGCCAGGAACAACGCCAAGGCCAAGATCCACATGCTCCTCAGCCAGATGGCTCAGAATCGCGTGCCGGTCCAGACTATGATGAATGAGATCAGCATCCGCAGCAACGGCGCCGCAAAGAGCCTGAGGACGATCATCGCCCAGGGAACTAGGGTCCTGAAGCTGGCCGAGATGTGCCGCCATTTGGAGAGCCAGCAAAACGAACTGGTGGATGCTAAAGAACTCGCTAAAGAGTCCAAAACGGAGGCGGTGGAGCCGTCGGACATGTTAGAGTTCCCCGAACTGAAGAAGCGCTACAACAGTGCACAACTCCACCAGGAGTCTTTGATGCAGCACAATAGGAAACTGAAAGAGGTTAACCAGCAGCTGCATCTCCTCACCTATCAATTCATGGACGCCAAGACCATGAACCCTGACACCCACAACGGACCTTAcaaccccctgctggtgaaacaCGCCCCCGTTATGAAAAATGGCACCAATAAGCACCTGCACTGTGTCATCGAAGGCGTGCACGCCATCCGGACACTAACTATTAACAAATGAAGAACATACCGTAAATACTATAATTGTATCGTTTGTTTACCTAATTGAAAGCAGGCGAGGGGCTTAGTTTTAAATATAGTCCATTCTCGCTATTAGATGGCGAAAAACATGAAATATGTCTATTTGTGATACTCTAAATCCTCTCCAGTACTAATTTTTACATGACAAGAAATAATAGAGGCATTGGGGATGTATATCGTTAGGAATTTATCgatactgataccaatattaatATTCCTTATGAATACCGGTATTCATCCGTACTCTTCTTATCAGTACTGTATCTTTATAGTacaaataaagatgtgaaaacataattttttattaagtttttattagcacaagaggttgtctACTACCaacatgtaacatctcacagcagggaagtcttttatcaaaacatgctttttaaatcttaaacaagtcaactatgtttgcagtgcaaggtgcaatgcagttGTTAGGTCATCAACTTataagaccacacagatccatcccTGGGGTTATATTCATTACAGTTACACTCATCTCGAAATTAAGTGGGTGTGCATTTAAGCAAAGTGTGTACGGCAACTTTGTGGCTTTCCTCAAGGCGTTTGACAGTCTCCATCGCGACACGTTGTGGGAACGTTATGGAATCCCAGCCAAGCTGACCCCACTCATCCAGAAATCCTACAAGGGAATGAATGTCCTGCCAGGTCGTCCACGGAGCTGACCAGGCGCTTTGACATAAAGACTGGTGTCAAGGATGTCTCTTATTGCCGTTTCTGTTCCTCCTCGCCATCGACTGGGTGATGAAGCAGACGACGGACGGAAAAAAGAACGGCATCCAGTGGACCCTCTGGTCACAGCTGGATGACCTGGACTTCGCCAACGACCTAGCCCTACTCTCGCACAGCCGACATCAGATGCACGACAAAACGTCAACTCTAGCCTTCTTTAGCTTGCCAAGTTGGCCTCCACATCCACCCCCGTAGACCAAGATCCTGAAGATCTACTCTACCAACACAGAGCCAGTGAAGTTT from Entelurus aequoreus isolate RoL-2023_Sb linkage group LG14, RoL_Eaeq_v1.1, whole genome shotgun sequence carries:
- the LOC133665339 gene encoding dynein regulatory complex subunit 2-like, giving the protein MPRKGKGKKGKGAGDDPSLRPQILRDKLKKEDANTVVNSVKLNDIYRVNLRRNRCVQLKEEIGALRQTFERRDQDLNRAVERFSCGVQDAERLSYQVWRVHREKVERLRALQEKRVKFLLQQWDMGQEVFDGKLECISKTMAVYFLQSRVGFENTLVHLERHHQQALATIHRLYSEPMEGHAVYEKTKDFEVEECFLDQNVKVLKNQKAEKRYLIEKENVEYMEEKKQISVNTSKKSVALYNTIIETQSRLEATEKSNSAMTAKLTSARNNAKAKIHMLLSQMAQNRVPVQTMMNEISIRSNGAAKSLRTIIAQGTRVLKLAEMCRHLESQQNELVDAKELAKESKTEAVEPSDMLEFPELKKRYNSAQLHQESLMQHNRKLKEVNQQLHLLTYQFMDAKTMNPDTHNGPYNPLLVKHAPVMKNGTNKHLHCVIEGVHAIRTLTINK